In Lineus longissimus chromosome 5, tnLinLong1.2, whole genome shotgun sequence, the genomic stretch GCGTTTAACAGCTTCATTTGTCTGAAGGGTGCCAATGTCTAATCCAGTCTGTTCCTCTTTTAGGCCCAAGCAGTCACTCTGACTGTGGCACAAGCCTTCAACCTTGCCTTTGAAAAATACGAAGACTCCAAGTTGAAACAGTGGAAAGATGGACAGAACAAAGAAAAGGTATGCAATGGGAGTAGGTGCCCAAATTTAAAAAACGAACGGCATAGAACTTCAAAGCATTTCCTGCTCAGAAGACAATTTTAAAATGGTTGATATGGATTTAACTTTAAAACACTTACCGTGCATGGTGGGTTTTTTTGCGAATTTTGTGGGGTGCTGTGATTGCAGAAATATCATAGCAAAGTCAGTAGTTTATGGCTTCAACTTCGACTTTGTTTTTTGTAAAAGATGATACTGTTAATTCTCATCTTTCAGAAGAAGCAAAGCTTCTCCCTCGTGTCATGTCGGACAGCTGATAGTCCATCGCATCATGTTTCAATGAGTCCGTCACGTCAGACGAGTTTGCCGCAGACAAACGGCCAGCATAACGGTCAGACTGCCGATTTATTATCGATGCCTGTTGGGTCGTCGCATGGAGCAGAAGGTATGTTGATTGGTGGTCGTGACTATGACATCATTAGGTGTTGAAATCCCCGTCTCTTGACCAAGCACTGCTATTTATGGCGTTTCAGAATTGCTGCGAAAACACCTAAATAGATAGTTGTAGTCAACCAGATGATGTCCTAAATCTGTCAAAAGCGACTAATCTTTGTCTTTGATACTGTATTCCTGTATCAAATGTGTGTTTTCCCCTTCCAGGTTTGATAAATATCAACAGCCCGCGTGCCAGCAATAATCGTCCGATCCCAGCCATAGCGTCTCCCAGTGCCAGTAGTAGTAGTCACAGTAGTAGTCTTCAAAATGGAAATCGAACGGACATGAGTTCAGCTCGTAAAAACTGGGTGGTAAGTAGGTTGGATCAAAATGGTTGGAGCTGCCGGAAGTTGTGGGTTCAACACTCTGAAGTGCCCCGCATATGAGCAATTCAAATGCTGTGACCTGCTCTCATGATTATAATCGCAGGCCACAGCGACGTAAATCGCTTGTGTGCTTAGCGCTACTGTAAAAATCTCTTTACTGAGAAAAGTTAAATTTGAtttctggtgctgccatctattggaAATCAGTCTACCCTACTCTAGTAttggagaaaatgatgaaaactttgctaAGTAAGGAAAAATCATAGATTGCAAAATTAGTCCCATGATAATCTTTACACAGAGATCTGTTGAAGCCGTTTGGATAAAAGAACTCATTGGGTAATTTCTCACCTATTGACCTAtatgaattcttcttcttccagaGTTTCGACGACGAGGGTGATAGTTTTTCAAGTTCTGCGTGGGGTACTCGAGATGACACGTACGTGTTTAGCACAGATCTGAGAGAAATAGACATTGACGCAGACGTACACATGTTCCTCGATGGCAAGAAAAGTCGAGAGGAATTCTCACGGCAAAAATCTTTAGAAGATCTGCTTAGTTTATAGAATGGTGAAAGATGGAACATTCGGGATTTAGTCTCAGATGGAGGAACATTCGTGATTCGGTAGAACAAGTACAAATCTGCTTTATTTATTGCTCTGAAATTGACGCTTGTGTCGCAGAATCATAGGACGTCACAATCAAGTGTACTTTTCTGATTTGTGGAAAAAATTTGTTTCATCCTCGCATTGGTTCGAAAGGACTACCGTACCAAAGTGGTTGATGGTGAAAAACTCAGCTGAACTAACCAGTGAACATTGAAGCTGGAAGGAATTCTTACAGCTGAGCTAGCTCTAAGACCtgtgaaattttaaactttttggtATCGCATGGAGAAAAACATTGCCAGATTCTCTGCCATTTAGCTTGTCACAAGTGATAGACTTCTCTTACAATTTTTCCATGTCCGGATCATTGAAAGTGATTTCTCAATGTTTTTGGGAGCTCGGACCTAGAAACTGTTTTGTATGGTGCAGGCATTGTGAGTGTGATCATGATATGAAGACATGCCCAGTTTAAGATGAATGCCTATCAGATTTCAAAACCACGAAGTGTTATGTGAAGgttcaaaatatatttatagATGAGAGTGAATTACTCTTGAGACGGGATCTCTGTTATGTATTGGTACAGGATGTATCACAAATATCACAATCACTTATTCTTTTCTTGCCATTAAAATACTTCAGGGTGAAGGTGGTTAAAAAATTCCTACATGACGGATGCGTCAAAAAGTAAAACCAACTTTTCAATTTTCAGTTTAcctttgttttgtcatctttgTAACCCGCTTTAAGATTGTCTGCAGAATGTTGCCCACTGTTGTCGGCTTTGAGCTATTCATGTTATTTGTTTAAAAGGGTCATCCTATtttgcgtccagtggcgaccagtggcgtccaacgcgaaataatagggtgtatatggttaaaaatgttttcaagctcctaaaatactttcaataaacaagatttagaagtttggtggagtttgcaaacctagtttttgaataatcatcaccagaaaacgatcttggtatgcgtccagcaaaagtactggacgccatgttggTTTTAGCTGCTGTTCCTTGGGTTTacagaaaaagcggaatcgggatctggcatcaggttggcacaTGGAGATGAtggatgattattcaaaaactaggtttgcaaactccaccaaacttctaaatcttgtttattgaaagtattttaggagcttgaaaacatttttaaccatatacaccctattatttcgtgttggacgccactggtcgtcATTTGACGCAATTTAGGATGACCGGTTTAAAAGCTTAAAATTGCATTGTCATGTGCCTACTGTTTAAATGTGATTTACAGTGTTAGTTGATAGACTGCCAGATTGGTGCCTGCATAAATAAATCACATCGTTTTGCTAATTATGAACGGGGTTGAAATGGGGTTTTGATTACAAGAGGACTAGAAGTTGAACTGAAGTTCTCTGGTGGAAAAGTTGCAGAATGTTCCAAAAAATTTCTTATATCACATTGTTGCAAATGCACTGCACATGTACTTGAGTGGTTTGACCAAGTTGATCATCACCGCCACCTATTGGATGATaataaaatactttttcttCGAGCAATAAGGCATTTTATAACCTTCAGCAACAGAATAATATCTATCATCCACCATTGTTGCGATATTTGAAATGTGTTCAATGATAACTTATGTGCTGTATAAGGGCAGTTGTAATCTAAGGAACTTAACAAAACTGGCAACTTTGACCATAGTAATTTGGCTGATACAGTTGATCAAACCAGGGTTGTAGATTAGAAAATATCGTCTGGTAAAAAGTGGTGTTCAGAAGCAAATATTCATACTCGTAGATTTGAAGATCAAATTGTCCCATGTTGGGACCAACAAATTTTGGAAATTTTGctcttaatttcaaaattgtatGTTAATTGTAATTTATAATGATGCTGTAGCATGAAAGTTCTATCTGCTTGGCATATCAGTGGTCGCACTTGGTTATAGAAGTCAAATTCAAGTAATTTTATTGACGCCTTATAAAGACTACATTAGACGATGAACTTAGTAAAATATGGAAAAGTTAAGATGAAAATGTCGCTAtaatccattttgaaaaacattgCAATAATTTTGGTGAAATAAAGCTCACTGTACCCTTGAACAGAATGCCAAAAAGCTTTTTCTCACAAACGTGCAAAGTCCCATTGAAATTCATTAAATAAGATGTCGTATTTAATAGAAAAACCattaggcagacgttacatagagcttcactcctcacgcctcatgcttcacggttcactcgtgaaccgaagaatttCCAAGGCATTTCAACTGAGGCCCTCATTTTTTCCTATGTCacagggctcattgaaataccttgttaattcttcggttcacgagtgaaccgtgaagcatgatgcgtgaggagtgaagcgtgaagctctatgtaacgtctgccttggAGCAACAGCAGAAAAGTTGCATTCACTTGAAAAGACCTGAAGTGGATTTACGGTAGTGGCTTTTTCATCTCAACTCTTCATGTGTAGTCCTGTATTTTTAAAATACTCATTTGGTTCACTTTGTCTTTCATTTTGGTCAGTCAGTGTTATATCGACCCAGTTCAGCTGACTGAATCAAGATCATTTTGTGTTTTCATGTATTTCTTTCGATGTCTGACAACATaggtacatgtagagagaagAGGGCATTATTTCCTGTTAATAAAACATTATTGGCACTAGGTTTTTCTTTGAATGTAAACTGTGTAACACAGTCGGTTATGGTTCAAACTAAATAAGATCTGATGATGCAGAATTTCACGAGCATTTCTTTTTGCAAATATGCACGATGAACTTTGTAATATCACTGAATATGCAACAATGAAAATtgcgaaattaattttttagaatttttcGCATATCTCAAAAATGAACAAGCATGAATAATTTCTGTATCAATTTGAATGATGAAAACCTGTGGAAGAGAATACAATTTTAACCCTGCCAGTGGCCTTTTTTAAATGCCTAGCAGTTTAATGCTATTGTTTGTTACTTACTAACTGCCATCTGCTGGTTCGTTATGAAACGCTTCTTTCATTTGACTGGAAGGCTAATACTTCATAGTGTATTGTGTTTTATGGTGAATATTGCTACAGTATGTCCCAAAAGAGTGCCTGTGGCCCAAGTAGATTTTCATTATTCACATTCTTATGGCTTGTGTCAAATATTTTTGTCGAAATCGCCTGGTCTTCTCTGGGACATGCTGTCGTGGATTCTTTTCAACAAGCTTTCTAAATTGTAAAAGAAAGTGTATGCAGATATTTTTATCTTATCATGTCCATGTTGTTTTTATGCATTATGAATTATTTTCTGTCCAAGTATTCATGGCTGTTACTACTCATAATCATGTACAACATAATGTTACTTAGAATATTTCTACAAAACGAAAACCAGCAAAGAATAATGATTATAAAGGGGTATAACTATAAGAAAGAATAAATGACACAAAATTCACATTTATGTACCACAAAATCCCCCCAAAAAGGACTTTGACATGCACATTGAAGCACCAACTGCAAACCTTAAAATTATTTTCCTGTTTTGAACCCAGCTCAGGTTTACAGTTTGTGTGTTACATAACACCAGAAGCCCTTTGAAGAAGTGACTTGTGGTGTTAAAGGTTGTCTATCCATAGACTCTGAACTTATGTATTTGTGACATTTTTTCCCTTGTTCTCTTGTACAACCAATGCGAACTTCGAATAAGCCAAACAAAGGCTGATTTTGTGTGTGGCGCGTCACAAGCAAACTTGGAACAGGGATCATCTCAACCAGTGAATAGTCCACGGATACACAGCCCAACGATCAGTGCTTCAATTGTCTTTCTAGCATGTCTCTTCCCCTTACTACAATTATTTAAGTGCAAGATCTGAAGAAGACAATACAGTCACACGTCACATTCTCTTTTCATATATCACATGTTATCAATAAGTTGAGTAGTATCCTAATAAACTTCTTTTGTtgcataataattattttttcgaGTGTTTATTTTGTTGTGAACCTTCCTTTGGTGTCACTAGATGTTGGTGGTGTCATTCTCTGGTATCTCTAGTAGAGGGTTGTGGTAGAAATTGGGATAAACACGAGTAAAGTCTTAGAAATCAGTTTGCAATGATGGCAGTGGTCAGCCTCCCCGATTCCATTACACTATCTTTAGATGTGGCCAGTAAATAGCTGGACACATGTGAAACATTGTGATCAGGTGTCTTATTTCTGTCACCAGAAGGATTTCCAACTGCAATACGAAAACTGAACATCCAAATACAGCCCCACTTTCACCTCCCCATGTCTGAAGGGGACACCTTCTTGAATTGCTCCCATTCCAATTGGCATGCAAGCAGATCAACAAAacttccaattttgtttctgtttcaCATTTGACCAGCTCCACCTCCTCTACCATACAGTACCGACTCACACAATGCCTGGACACCTTTCAAAACAAATGTCTTGCAAGAATCTACAGTATCTTTTGACCCAATAGGATCAGTGACTTGGACCAACTCCAAAGAACAGGGTGCACACCAATCGCCAATAGGGTTCAAAGACGTCGCTGGAGATGGCTTGGGCATGTGTGCTGAGTGCGACCGGGCCCTCTCCCAAGGCGAGCATTCCGATGGAAAGCTGG encodes the following:
- the LOC135488032 gene encoding low density lipoprotein receptor adapter protein 1-B-like, which encodes MASILRTVKSRSEGFKIPFGRSNHKKLGEGWGENKEPIKEGVTFYLKYLGSTLVEELTKEGDSYGEGTSSGAVKRVVSMAKSQNRKLKKVALVVSPSGIKMVDLITKRSEMDLTIDRIRFCTADSLHEKVFAFIARNTINETMECHAYLCAKKKMAQAVTLTVAQAFNLAFEKYEDSKLKQWKDGQNKEKKKQSFSLVSCRTADSPSHHVSMSPSRQTSLPQTNGQHNGQTADLLSMPVGSSHGAEGLININSPRASNNRPIPAIASPSASSSSHSSSLQNGNRTDMSSARKNWVSFDDEGDSFSSSAWGTRDDTYVFSTDLREIDIDADVHMFLDGKKSREEFSRQKSLEDLLSL